One window from the genome of Candidatus Cloacimonadota bacterium encodes:
- a CDS encoding ATPase, translated as MKIAIPTENGKLCAHFGHCEKFAVFTTEGEKIVNEEFITPPPHEPGSHPRFLRDLGVNIIIAGGMGNRAQSLFTQNNIQVYYGVPAQDLKELVRTCISNELKSGENFCDH; from the coding sequence ATGAAAATAGCGATCCCAACAGAAAACGGAAAGTTATGTGCCCATTTCGGCCATTGTGAAAAATTTGCTGTTTTTACAACCGAGGGAGAAAAAATCGTGAACGAAGAGTTTATTACTCCTCCACCACACGAACCCGGTTCTCATCCGAGATTCTTAAGAGATCTGGGAGTGAACATTATCATCGCTGGAGGAATGGGGAACAGAGCCCAGAGCCTTTTCACTCAAAACAATATTCAAGTTTATTATGGAGTTCCAGCCCAAGATTTAAAAGAACTGGTCAGAACCTGTATCTCAAATGAATTAAAATCAGGTGAAAATTTTTGTGATCATTAA